The proteins below come from a single Arthrobacter crystallopoietes genomic window:
- a CDS encoding RecQ family ATP-dependent DNA helicase, protein MADLQSMTGQVTDLREEATEILRRLVGNPEAQFHSGQFEAVEALVAGGRRALVVQRTGWGKSAVYFVASLLLRARGAGPTLIVSPLLALMRDQVSAAERAGVRAAAINSANQLEWDDIRAKLAGNSVDVLLVSPERLNNPRFRDEQLPELIRSSGLLVIDEAHCISDWGHDFRPDYRRIRDLIEQLPASVPVLATTATANSRVVHDIEEQLGAAALAGDVAAGGRVLTIRGPLARESLRLGVLRLPNARARLGWLLTHLHELPGSGIIYALTVSNAEDTARLLREAGHEVLAYTGRTDPADREAAEAALKDNRVKALVATSALGMGFDKPDLGFVVHLGAPSSPVAYYQQVGRAGRGTPNADVLLLPGREDRDIWEYFATASMPNEDTALAVLRELAQPGTVLSTAALETRVNLKRSPLELLLKVLAVDGAVQRVSGGWEGTGQPWDYDRERYERIAKARVAEQNSMLDYESTTGCRMEFLSRELDDPAAAPCGRCDNCAGRWYAESVAESATQSADAALHRVGVELDPRAMWPTGMNRLGVEVKGKIGPAEANLPGRALARLTDLGWGGKLRELLSEQTPDQPLDQLTLQACVRVLAEWGWAQRPVAVVSVPSRTRPQLVGSLAEGLASIGRMPYLGALSMSGGGPKSGPGGNSAYRLADVWDQFDVPAGGAEWLADNPGPVLLVDDLADSRWTVTVAGRTLRRAGAEAVLPFALALKA, encoded by the coding sequence GTGCCCGGGGCGCCGGGCCGACCCTGATCGTCTCCCCGCTGCTCGCGCTGATGCGGGACCAGGTCTCCGCGGCCGAACGCGCCGGGGTCCGCGCCGCCGCCATCAACTCGGCCAACCAGTTGGAATGGGACGATATCCGCGCCAAACTGGCGGGCAACAGCGTGGATGTCCTGCTGGTCTCCCCGGAGCGGCTGAACAATCCGCGGTTCCGGGATGAACAGTTGCCGGAACTGATCCGCAGTTCGGGCCTGCTGGTGATCGATGAGGCGCACTGCATCTCGGACTGGGGCCATGATTTCCGCCCCGACTACCGGCGCATCCGGGACCTGATTGAGCAGCTGCCCGCATCCGTGCCCGTACTGGCCACTACCGCGACCGCAAACTCGCGCGTGGTCCATGACATCGAAGAACAGCTCGGGGCCGCGGCCCTTGCCGGTGACGTTGCTGCCGGCGGACGGGTGCTGACCATCCGCGGTCCGCTGGCCAGGGAATCGCTGCGGCTGGGGGTGCTGCGCCTGCCCAATGCAAGGGCACGGCTGGGCTGGCTGCTGACGCATCTGCACGAGCTGCCCGGCAGCGGCATCATCTACGCCCTGACCGTTTCCAACGCCGAGGATACCGCCCGGCTGCTGCGCGAAGCGGGCCACGAAGTGCTCGCCTACACCGGCCGGACGGACCCGGCAGACCGCGAGGCTGCCGAGGCTGCGCTGAAAGACAACCGGGTCAAGGCACTGGTCGCCACCAGCGCCCTGGGCATGGGGTTCGACAAACCGGACCTAGGATTCGTGGTGCACCTCGGGGCGCCGTCGTCACCGGTGGCGTACTACCAGCAGGTTGGCCGCGCTGGCCGTGGAACGCCGAACGCTGATGTCTTGCTGCTGCCCGGCCGCGAAGACCGCGACATTTGGGAGTACTTCGCCACCGCGTCCATGCCGAACGAGGACACCGCGCTGGCAGTGCTTCGGGAACTGGCGCAGCCCGGGACAGTCCTGTCCACCGCGGCGTTGGAAACCCGCGTCAATCTCAAGCGCTCCCCGCTGGAGCTGCTGCTCAAGGTGCTGGCCGTGGACGGGGCCGTGCAGCGGGTTTCGGGCGGCTGGGAAGGCACCGGACAGCCCTGGGATTATGACCGCGAGCGCTACGAGCGAATTGCCAAGGCCCGCGTCGCCGAGCAGAACTCCATGCTGGACTACGAGAGCACCACCGGCTGCAGGATGGAATTCCTGTCCCGCGAGCTGGATGATCCTGCGGCGGCACCGTGCGGCCGCTGCGACAACTGCGCCGGCCGCTGGTACGCAGAATCGGTGGCCGAGTCTGCCACCCAAAGCGCCGATGCGGCGCTGCACCGGGTGGGCGTCGAACTGGATCCGCGTGCCATGTGGCCCACCGGCATGAACCGGCTGGGTGTGGAAGTCAAAGGAAAGATCGGACCGGCGGAAGCGAACCTGCCCGGACGTGCGTTGGCCCGCCTGACGGATCTGGGCTGGGGCGGAAAACTGCGCGAGTTGTTGTCCGAACAGACACCGGACCAACCGCTGGACCAACTGACCCTCCAGGCCTGCGTCCGAGTGCTCGCGGAATGGGGCTGGGCCCAGCGGCCCGTCGCGGTGGTCAGCGTGCCGTCCCGGACCCGCCCGCAACTGGTCGGGTCGCTGGCCGAGGGCTTGGCCAGCATCGGGCGGATGCCCTACCTGGGCGCTCTGTCCATGTCCGGCGGTGGTCCGAAGAGCGGTCCGGGCGGCAACAGCGCGTACCGCTTGGCCGACGTCTGGGACCAGTTCGATGTGCCGGCCGGTGGAGCCGAATGGTTGGCGGACAACCCGGGGCCGGTTCTGCTGGTGGATGATCTGGCCGACAGCCGGTGGACCGTGACGGTTGCCGGCCGCACGTTGCGCCGGGCCGGAGCCGAAGCCGTGCTGCCGTTCGCGCTGGCCCTGAAGGCCTGA
- a CDS encoding prolyl oligopeptidase family serine peptidase — MTQEPTHLPDDEFRWLEDIYGEKPLDWVRDQNARTQAKLVDEKFLQLEQSVLEVLDSEDRIPAVTKRGNFYYNFWRDKTNPRGLWRRTTWESYLQDSPEWDVLLDVDALAAAEGTEWVFAGSQFLRPADGTSYRRALLRLSPDGGDAVTLREFDVETRSFVDGGFEIPAAKTYASWLDEDTILLGTDFGPGSMTTSSYPRTSRILRRGQSLADAEPYFEVPAEHMLAQAVHDSTPGFEREIAVDVIDFFNYRNYLRRDGGWLPIDVPTDVEVGLHKQWLTLRPQTDWQPSGTGTTYPAGSLLAVGLEAFLAGGRDLIALFTPDAGTSLQSWSWTQNFLLLNLLQDVSSQVLVLDPAKDWTSAELDACPPLHSVDASAVDDEDSDDYWLVATGFLTPSTLSRGTVSGGPATAVKSSPSFFDASGHTVEQHFAVSKDGTKIPYFQVGPRDLTYDGGNPTLLSGYGGFEVSRTPAYSGTVGRAWLQPRTADGRGGVYVLANIRGGGEYGPSWHRAALQANRHRAYEDFAAVAQDLMDRGVTRRERLGCSGGSNGGLLVGNMLTRYPHLFGAVSCGVPLLDMARYTKLSAGYSWIAEYGDPEDPAQWDFIRTFSPYHLLEPGTDYPDTLIWTATSDDRVGPVQARKMAARMRAMGVQNVWFHEALEGGHAGASDNKQAARLQTLSNTFLWNALTD; from the coding sequence ATGACTCAGGAGCCTACCCACCTGCCCGACGACGAATTCCGCTGGCTCGAAGACATTTACGGCGAGAAACCGCTGGACTGGGTCCGCGACCAGAACGCCCGTACCCAAGCCAAGCTGGTAGACGAGAAGTTCCTTCAACTGGAGCAAAGCGTGCTTGAGGTACTGGACTCGGAAGACCGCATTCCGGCCGTCACCAAGCGGGGCAACTTCTACTACAACTTCTGGCGGGACAAGACGAACCCCCGCGGCCTCTGGCGCCGTACCACGTGGGAGAGCTACCTGCAGGACTCGCCCGAGTGGGACGTTTTGCTCGACGTCGACGCGCTGGCCGCGGCCGAAGGTACGGAATGGGTCTTCGCCGGTTCGCAGTTCCTCCGCCCCGCGGACGGCACCAGCTACCGGCGCGCGCTGCTGCGGCTCTCCCCCGACGGCGGGGACGCGGTCACGCTGCGCGAGTTCGACGTCGAAACCCGCAGCTTCGTGGACGGCGGCTTCGAGATTCCGGCAGCCAAGACCTACGCCAGCTGGCTGGACGAGGACACCATCCTGCTCGGAACGGACTTCGGACCCGGCAGCATGACCACGTCCTCCTACCCGCGCACCAGCCGCATCCTACGCCGCGGCCAGAGCCTGGCGGACGCCGAACCGTACTTCGAGGTGCCCGCCGAGCATATGCTGGCGCAGGCCGTCCACGATTCCACACCCGGATTCGAGCGCGAGATCGCGGTAGACGTGATCGACTTCTTCAACTACCGCAACTACCTCAGGCGCGACGGCGGATGGCTGCCCATCGACGTGCCCACGGACGTGGAAGTCGGCCTCCACAAACAGTGGCTGACCCTGCGCCCGCAGACCGACTGGCAGCCTTCCGGCACCGGCACCACTTATCCGGCGGGCTCGCTGCTGGCGGTCGGGCTCGAAGCTTTCCTCGCCGGCGGGCGCGACCTCATCGCGCTCTTCACGCCGGATGCCGGCACCTCGCTGCAGTCCTGGAGCTGGACGCAGAACTTCCTGCTGCTGAACCTGCTGCAGGACGTCTCCTCGCAGGTGCTGGTCCTGGACCCGGCGAAAGACTGGACGTCAGCAGAACTCGACGCCTGCCCGCCGCTGCACTCGGTGGATGCCTCGGCCGTGGACGATGAGGACAGCGACGACTACTGGCTGGTGGCCACGGGTTTCCTCACGCCGTCCACGCTCTCCCGCGGCACCGTTTCAGGCGGGCCGGCGACGGCGGTGAAGTCGTCGCCGTCGTTCTTTGATGCCTCCGGCCACACGGTGGAGCAGCATTTCGCCGTGTCCAAGGACGGCACCAAGATCCCGTACTTCCAAGTGGGGCCCAGAGACCTTACGTACGACGGCGGCAATCCCACGCTGCTCTCGGGTTACGGCGGGTTCGAGGTTAGCAGGACGCCCGCCTACAGCGGAACCGTCGGGCGGGCCTGGCTGCAGCCGCGCACAGCAGACGGACGCGGCGGAGTGTACGTGCTCGCCAACATCCGAGGCGGCGGCGAGTATGGCCCGTCCTGGCACCGCGCCGCACTGCAGGCAAACCGGCACCGCGCCTACGAGGATTTCGCGGCCGTCGCGCAGGATCTGATGGACCGCGGCGTGACCCGGCGGGAGCGTCTGGGCTGCTCGGGCGGTTCCAACGGCGGGCTGTTGGTGGGGAACATGCTCACCCGGTACCCGCATCTGTTCGGGGCGGTCTCCTGCGGGGTACCGCTGCTGGATATGGCCCGCTACACGAAGCTGTCCGCGGGGTACTCGTGGATTGCCGAATACGGCGACCCGGAGGACCCGGCCCAGTGGGACTTTATCCGCACGTTCTCGCCGTACCACCTGCTCGAGCCGGGAACCGACTACCCGGACACCTTGATCTGGACGGCAACCTCGGATGACCGGGTCGGACCGGTGCAGGCGCGGAAGATGGCGGCCCGGATGCGGGCCATGGGTGTGCAGAATGTCTGGTTCCACGAAGCGCTCGAAGGCGGCCACGCCGGTGCCAGCGACAATAAACAGGCCGCCCGCCTGCAGACGCTGTCCAACACCTTTTTGTGGAACGCGCTCACCGATTGA
- a CDS encoding FAD/NAD(P)-binding protein, producing MESQRGYRVAVVGAGPRGTSVLERLVANHRDRGETGRVHIHLIDPYPPGPGHVWRAGQSRLFLMNTPSLFPTVVPTGELGAAAVAGMSFEGWRSAVVAGSISDVPPEDVDEARSLTASDFPSRTLYGRYLAWTFARLNEAAGNHVVVHVHATEATHLHRLDGTSRLALADGTTLDADAVVLALGHLPAALNPEQQNLQDEAARYGLHYLPPNVPADLDFSRIPAGRTMLVRGMGLNFFDVMIQLTQGRGGSFLPASDTEPMRYVPSGKEPKLVAGSRRGTPYRAKARLQTYLPTGVELRYFTPSAARLFADAGVQPGFDHDLWPLLQRDVLWTYYATLARVEPGSINGNPRQFLAGLQELLDQKTVPGSPTLRNRIRGYLDEHIEPGRLLDVEALARPFAGRKFASAQEYQQAMVAYLEADAAGSALGEDDPLKMAIGALNAGRSLLKEIVADGGLTDESWLAELRGWFEPLVEGLASGPPALRIEQLAALARAGIVEFVGPDPQFEVDPETGRFRATSPWVDGAAYSATYLMEAMMPANRVAQNRSALLRHLLEAGLVRPKQMLGAEGAPVPTSGLDVTRPPYRPIGVNGRPVENLYVLGLQLSSVQWGTSIAAEAGAPVRQGSRTLKDADDIARAILDAAKPSGAARAKAGSAAGAA from the coding sequence ATGGAATCTCAGCGCGGCTATCGGGTGGCAGTCGTGGGCGCGGGCCCACGCGGGACCTCCGTGCTGGAACGCTTGGTGGCCAATCACCGGGACCGTGGCGAGACCGGCCGAGTGCACATCCACCTCATCGATCCGTACCCGCCGGGCCCCGGCCATGTCTGGCGTGCCGGCCAGTCCCGCCTGTTCCTGATGAACACTCCCTCGCTCTTTCCCACCGTGGTGCCGACCGGGGAACTGGGAGCCGCAGCGGTGGCCGGAATGTCTTTTGAGGGATGGCGGTCCGCCGTCGTTGCCGGGAGCATCAGCGATGTCCCGCCGGAGGACGTAGACGAGGCCCGGTCGCTCACGGCCTCGGACTTCCCCAGCCGGACACTGTACGGAAGGTACCTGGCCTGGACGTTCGCCCGGTTGAACGAGGCGGCCGGAAACCATGTGGTGGTCCACGTCCACGCGACCGAGGCCACCCACCTGCACCGGCTCGACGGGACCAGCCGGTTGGCCCTCGCGGACGGCACCACCTTGGATGCGGACGCCGTGGTACTGGCGCTGGGGCATTTGCCTGCCGCGCTGAACCCGGAACAGCAGAACCTGCAGGACGAAGCCGCGCGGTACGGCCTGCACTACCTGCCGCCGAATGTGCCGGCGGACCTCGACTTCAGCCGCATCCCGGCCGGCCGCACCATGCTGGTCCGCGGCATGGGCCTGAACTTCTTTGACGTGATGATCCAGCTGACCCAAGGCCGGGGCGGATCGTTCCTGCCGGCGTCGGACACTGAACCCATGCGGTACGTACCCTCCGGCAAGGAGCCCAAGCTGGTGGCCGGTTCCCGCCGCGGCACCCCGTACCGTGCCAAGGCGAGGCTGCAGACGTACCTTCCCACCGGCGTCGAACTTCGCTATTTCACGCCGTCCGCCGCGCGGCTCTTCGCGGACGCCGGTGTGCAGCCGGGTTTCGACCACGACCTGTGGCCGCTGCTGCAGCGTGACGTACTGTGGACGTACTATGCCACGCTGGCGAGGGTGGAGCCCGGGAGCATCAACGGGAATCCGCGCCAGTTCCTTGCCGGGCTTCAGGAGCTGCTGGACCAGAAAACCGTTCCCGGCAGCCCGACCCTGCGCAACCGTATCCGCGGGTACCTGGACGAACATATTGAGCCCGGAAGGCTGCTGGACGTCGAGGCGCTGGCCAGACCTTTCGCCGGACGGAAGTTCGCCTCCGCGCAGGAGTACCAGCAAGCCATGGTGGCTTATCTAGAGGCAGATGCGGCCGGCTCGGCGCTGGGCGAGGACGACCCGTTGAAGATGGCCATCGGAGCGCTGAACGCGGGGCGCAGTCTGCTCAAGGAGATTGTGGCCGACGGCGGACTGACCGATGAGTCCTGGCTCGCCGAGCTGCGTGGCTGGTTCGAACCGCTGGTGGAAGGCCTCGCGAGCGGGCCCCCGGCCCTGCGGATCGAGCAGTTGGCGGCGCTCGCCCGCGCCGGAATCGTCGAGTTCGTGGGACCGGACCCGCAGTTCGAGGTGGATCCGGAGACCGGAAGGTTCCGCGCCACGTCGCCTTGGGTTGACGGCGCGGCGTACTCCGCGACGTATCTGATGGAAGCCATGATGCCGGCCAACCGGGTGGCGCAGAACCGCTCCGCGCTGCTGCGCCACCTGCTGGAGGCCGGGCTGGTCCGGCCCAAGCAGATGCTCGGTGCCGAAGGGGCGCCGGTTCCGACGTCGGGGTTGGATGTCACCCGGCCGCCGTACCGCCCCATCGGGGTCAACGGCCGGCCCGTGGAGAACCTCTACGTGCTGGGACTGCAGCTGTCCTCGGTGCAGTGGGGGACATCCATTGCCGCGGAAGCCGGTGCGCCGGTGCGCCAGGGCAGCCGCACCCTGAAGGACGCGGACGATATTGCGCGCGCCATTCTGGACGCGGCCAAGCCCTCCGGTGCCGCCCGGGCAAAGGCTGGCTCTGCCGCGGGCGCCGCCTGA